One genomic region from Amblyraja radiata isolate CabotCenter1 chromosome 47, sAmbRad1.1.pri, whole genome shotgun sequence encodes:
- the LOC116968888 gene encoding Ig heavy chain Mem5-like — translation MPVYRVSRASMFQSPAVLTVRVGDRAVLTCSQNVRVYPGASINWFIQSGRGRLQFVYTTSKFMPSKGRFSGILDKDPGNYALVIENVQQNDSGIYVCAAQLDSRFGNGSKLVVTAGPVTIFLLSPPSGEIHQTQPVPLVCVVRGASSDSVQIHWNISGDVSKGLVDSGTFDPDGSYSVRSRFQISAERWLSGAVCTCVAGDLTSDGVAAQKELPVFTTDSAAQIFRSTQALYKCGRSLCLGLAFRSQHPLGKILFINAASRII, via the exons ATGCCAGTTTACCGCG TGTCTCGGGCATCCATGTTCCAGTCCCCGGCTGTTCTCACCGTTCGTGTCGGGGACCGGGCGGTTCTGACCTGCAGCCAGAATGTGAGAGTCTATCCCGGGGCGTCGATAAATTGGTTCATACAGAGCGGCCGAGGGCGTCTGCAGTTCGTTTACACAACGTCAAAATTCATGCCTTCGAAGGGAAGATTCTCGGGAATTTTGGACAAAGATCCAGGCAATTATGCCCTGGTGATCGAGAATGTCCAACAAAATGATTCCGGGATTTACGTCTGCGCTGCTCAGCTCGACAGCAGATTTGGCAATGGATCCAAGCTGGTGGTGACAG CGGGTCCTGTAACCATATTCCTGTTGTCGCCGCCATCGGGCGAGATTCACCAGACCCAACCTGTACCGCTGGTCTGTGTGGTGAGGGGTGCGTCTTCCGATTCCGTGCAAATCCACTGGAATATTTCGGGAGACGTTAGCAAAGGCCTGGTCGACTCCGGGACATTTGACCCGGACGGGAGCTACAGTGTTCGAAGTCGATTCCAGATCTCGGCTGAACGTTGGCTCAGCGGCGCCGTCTGTACCTGCGTCGCGGGAGATCTGACCAGCGACGGTGTTGCCGCTCAGAAAG AGCTGCCAGTTTTCACCACTGACTCCGCCGCCCAGATCTTCAGAAGTACCCAGGCATTGTATAAATGTGGCCGGAGTCTCTGCCTCGGCCTCGCGTTCCGTTCCCAGCACCCTTTGGGTAAAATACTTTTCATCAACGCTGCCTCTCGAATCATTTAA